CTTGAGCAGAGAGACAAAGGCATTGACTACAAAGGCATAGTGCTGAGAGGAAACGCTGAAAAGTTCGCGGTGGGCGATAGGATTTTTATAGCGTTCCTCAAGAAGCTGCGTTTGCTCAACGACCTGACGGGCATAGGAGAGAAACTCCATCCCATCACGGGTTAAGGTAATGCCCTTGGGATTGCGGATAAAGATTTCAATACCCATTTCATTTTCCAAGTCTCGAACGGCATTAGAGAGACTGGGTTGGGTGATAAAGAGTTGCTTGGCTGCCTCATTCATAGAGCCAGTTTCGACGATTTTGATAATATAGTGTAGTTGTTGAATTCTCATGTTTTTATTGTACCACACTTGCGGAAGAATGGGCAATGAAGACGAAGAAAATAGGGGGGAAAGAGCCGGTCCAGTATTGAAAAAAAGTCTAGAATCTGCTAAAATGGAAGCTATGAAAACATTCTATGATGTGCAGCAATTTCTCAAACAGTTTGGCATTATTGTTTACATGGGGAAGCGCTTGTATGATATTGAACTGATGAAGCTCGAACTCTCTCGGATCTATGATGCAGGTCTCATGGACAAGCTAGATTACTTAGAAGCGGAAGCTGTTCTCCGCAGGGAGCACAAGATAGAATTAGACTATATTGAGAAAAATGGAGAAATGAACTAATGGTTACTTGGATTTTGTGGGCACTTATACTGGCAATGGTGGCATGGATGGGCTATAACTACCTTCGTATTCGTCGTGCGGCTAAGATTGTGGACAATGCAGAATTTGAAGCCTTGATTCGGAAAGGGCAATTGATTGATGTCCGTGAACCAGCAGAATTTCACAGAAAACATATCCTCGGAGCTCGCAATATTCCTTCAAATCAGTTGAAGTCAAGCCTTGCAGCCCTTCGCAAGGATAAACCTGTCCTTCTCTACGAAAACCAACGTGGACAACGAGTGACCAATGCAGCACTTTATCTGAAAAAACAAGGTTTTTCTGAGATTTATATCCTTTCTTATGGATTGGATTCTTGGAAAGGGAAAGTGAAAACGAGCTAACATTCTATTAAAAACTGTCGAATGATAGATAAAGCTAGCATTTTAAGGTATCATCATTTATATTAAATTTAAGGAGATTTTATAATATGAATTCACAACAAAAGAAAAAACCTTCACTTATTTTAGGTATCTTATCTATCGTCCTTGGTTTGCTATCTCCGATAGTGGGTCTGATTTTGGGGATCATAGGATTGGTCTTGGCTTTTTCGTACCAAAAAGAATCTGGACTAGACTATAAAACAGAAAAGATTCTCAATATCGTAGGACTTGTAGTTTCTGTCCTTAACTGGATTGCAGCCATCGCATTAGTTTTTAGATAAGTAAAAACAAAAAAAGCTTTAAATTTAAAGCTTTTTTCTTTTATCCACTTTTCTCTAAGTAGTTTTTAATGATTTCCAATTCCTCTGGATTCAAGGGACGGAATTGCCCTTCTACTAGTTCTAGGTCTAATGTAAAATCACCGAATTGGACGCGTTTTAGGGCAGTCACCTTGACACCAACTGATAGAAACATCTTCTTGACTTGATGAAATTTGCCCTCAGAGATGGTGATGGAGGCACGGCTCTCTGTTGGGCTTGCGGACAGAATGTCTAGTTTTGCAGGTTTACAAGTAGTCCCATCTAAAAAGACAATCCCATCTTTGAATTTTTGGATATGTTCTGGTGTGAGCAGTCCGTTGACCACCACTTGATAGGATTTATCGACATGGTACTGGGGATGAAGGAGCTGAAAACCAAGAGGTCCATTGTCTGTCAGAAGGAGCAGTCCCGTCGTGTCACGGTCTAATCTGCCGACAGCATAGAGCTGGTCAGACTGGATGTCAGGTGGAAGGAGGTCCATGACGGTTGGTAGGTCCTTATCCTGACTGGCTGTCACCACTCTACCTGGTTTATGAAGCATGAGGTAGGTGTGCTTGTATCCTTGAATCTGCCGTCCTTGAAAAACTAGTTTCTGCAATCCAGTATCGACATTTTGAGCGAGGGAGTTGGCTGGACAATCATCTACTAGGATTTCTTTTTTCAGGAGTGCCTGTTTCATAGCCTTGCGACTGATCATTTCTTGGGCTAATAATCTATCTAAACGCATACCAGCTTATCTTATCATAAGTCTCTGACTTTGAAAAGAGTTGCCTTGACTAGAAAAGTAGAGTGAAAACATTTACACTTAGCTGAACTGTGATTTTTGAATGAGACTGTGGTATAATTGTTCAGTTAGAAATAAAAATTTAAAATATTAGAGGAAATCATGACAAAATTAAGAGAAGATATCCGTAACATTGCGATTATCGCCCACGTTGACCACGGTAAAACAACCCTCGTTGACGAATTATTGAAACAATCTGAAACTCTTGATGCACGTACTGAATTGGCAGAGCGTGCTATGGACTCAAACGATATCGAAAAAGAGCGTGGAATTACCATCCTTGCTAAGAATACAGCCGTTGCTTACAATGGAACTCGTATCAACATCATGGACACACCAGGACACGCGGACTTCGGTGGAGAAGTTGAGCGTATCATGAAAATGGTTGACGGTGTTGTATTGGTCGTAGATGCCTACGAAGGAACCATGCCACAAACTCGTTTCGTATTGAAAAAAGCCTTGGAACAAGATCTTGTTCCAATCGTGGTTGTAAATAAAATCGACAAACCATCAGCTCGCCCAGCAGAAGTAGTAGACGAAGTGTTGGAACTCTTCATTGAGCTTGGTGCAGATGATGACCAGCTTGATTTCCCAGTTGTTTATGCTTCAGCGATAAACGGAACATCTTCATTGTCAGATGATCCAGCTGATCAAGAAAAAACAATGGCACCAATCTTTGATACCATTATCGATCATATCCCAGCTCCAGTAGACAACTCAGATGAGCCTTTGCAGTTCCAAGTGTCACTTTTGGACTACAATGACTTCGTAGGTCGTATTGGTATCGGACGTGTCTTCCGTGGTAGTGTGAAGGTTGGGGACCAAGTTACCCTTTCTAAACTAGACGGCACAACGAAAAACTTCCGTGTTACAAAACTTTTTGGTTTCTTTGGTTTGGAGCGTCGTGAAATCCAAGAAGCAAAAGCAGGTGACTTGATTGCCGTATCCGGTATGGAAGATATCTTTGTTGGTGAAACCATTACTCCAACAGATGCCGTTGAACCTCTTCCAATCCTACACATTGATGAGCCAACGCTTCAAATGACCTTCTTGGTAAACAATTCACCATTTGCAGGTCGTGAAGGAAAATGGGTAACCTCTCGTAAGGTGGAAGAACGCTTGCAAGCAGAACTGCAAACAGACGTATCCCTTCGTGTTGACCCAACGGACTCACCAGATAAATGGACTGTTTCAGGACGTGGAGAGTTGCACTTGTCAATCCTTATCGAAACCATGCGTCGTGAGGGGTATGAACTTCAAGTATCTCGTCCAGAAGTTATCGTAAAAGAGATTGATGGCGTTAAGTGCGAACCATTTGAACGTGTCCAAATCGACACACCAGAAGAATACCAAGGTTCTGTCATCCAAAGCCTTTCAGAACGTAAAGGTGAAATGCTAGATATGGTGGCTACAGGAAATGGACAGACTCGTTTGGTCTTCTTGGTTCCTGCCCGTGGTTTGATTGGTTACTCTACTGAGTTCTTATCTATGACTCGCGGTTATGGAATTATGAACCATACCTTTGATCAATACCTGCCAGTGATTCCTGGTGAAATTGGTGGTCGCCATCGTGGTGCCCTTGTATCAATTGATGCTGGTAAGGCTACAACATACTCTATCATGTCTATTGAAGAACGCGGAACGATCTTTGTCAACCCAGGTACTGAGGTTTATGAAGGAATGATCATTGGTGAAAACTCTCGTGAAAACGACTTGACAGTTAACATCACTAAGGCGAAACAAATGACCAACGTCCGTTCAGCTACCAAGGACCAAACAGCTGTTATCAAGACACCTCGTATCTTGACCCTGGAAGAATCTTTGGAATTCTTGAATGATGATGAATACATGGAAGTAACACCAGAGTCCATCCGTCTGCGTAAGCAAATCCTCAACAAGGCAGAGCGTGAGAAAGCCAACAAAAAGAAAAAATCAGCTGAGTAACAGCTAGGAAAGAGATAAAGATGGTCTATTTAATCATAGGGATACTCTTATTACTACTCTATGTATTTGCGACACCCCAAAGTATCAAAGGAACAGTCAACATCGTTATCTTGGTCTTTGTAGTTGTTGCACTCTTGATTTTGCTGATGTTGTCCATCTTGCAAATCTTCCAATTACCGACAGAATTCTTTGTCACAATCGCCATGCTTGCCCTTGCCTACTTTAGCTTGAGAGATATTACACTCATGCCTGTAAAAAAGGGTAAAAGAAGATAAATAGAAAGAGAGCTGCGGCTCTCTTTTTCGATTTAAAATAAGATTTTTAAGACTTTCCTTAGGTGATTACGGACGGTAGCGACTTTCTTCGAAATTCCATACCTAAACTTTGAGCCTATAGTCTCAAAGTTTCCGAATGCCTGAAATCTATTGTTTTCAGGCATTTTTATCACAACGGAAAGTCTAAGATTCCGTTTCTTGCAAAAAGGAATAAACCTAAAAATATTTTGTTCAAGTGAGTTTTTTTCCACATTTTAAGAGCTCTATATTGTTATAGAAGTTTAAAAAGTTAGTCCAAAAAAATATAATTATATTTTGCTAAAATCTATTGACAATTTATCATAATGGTGATAAATTTGCGATAATAGAAACCGATTTCATACTCTGAAATCTTACCTCCTGAAATCAATTTTCACCACAAGGAGTCTACTATGAAGAAACTATTCATATTATTATCAACTTTTTTTCTCAGCTTCTTCCTTGCTTGGATTATTGTCCTACGTGCGCCACAATATTTATATGCAAGCTATGATTCCGTTTCTTTGCTTCGTGTCAAAAAAGATACTCAGGAACCGACGCGTGAGGTATTTGAACAGGAATTGGAGAAGTTTGTAAACTCAGAACAGAGTTTAATAGCTAGAAGAATCGTAGAGCCGAGTAAGGATGGGACGACTCACTTTACTTATGCAACTTATGGTAAGGGAACATTACCAAAAGAATTCCAAGAAGCTAGCCAAGAAAGTCGTGAACGTAGTGATCCACTAAATAGTTATCTCATTTTATCAGGCTCCTTGACGAAAGAAAAGCTAGCCGATAAATTAGGAGATTTGGGTTATAAAGCAATTCCTGACCGAAAGACACCGCCCTATACTCTTGCTTTTAGAATGTTACTAATTCCCCTTATTTTAATTAGTTTAGCGATATTTGGCTTATCTTTCTTTGCTCTGGTGATTATTACTCGGATTAAGGAAATGAGAGCAGCAGGTATAAAACTCTTTTCTGGTCAGACTCTCTTATCCATCATGGGGCATTCTTTATCTACTGATATCAAATGGCTCCTTCTATCAGCCCTCCTTTCCTTCCTAGGTGGGGGAGTCGTTCTTTTTAGTCAAGGTTTGTTTTATCCTATCTTGTTAGCTACCTATGGTTTTGGGATTAGTTTCTATCTGTTGTTTTTATTGGCGATTTCAATTTTACTAATGCTTCTTTATCTAATGAGTTTGAGTTACAAAGCATTAGTTCCTGTTATTAAGGGAAGATTACCCCTTAAACGCTTGATGACTTTAACCCTATTGTGTCAGTTAGTAGCTGTTTTTACAGTAGGCTACGCTGTTAAGACAGGTTTGACGTCTTACCAACGATTGAAAGAACTTGAAATTTCAAAACAAGCATGGAAGGATAGAGCAGACTATTACCAGATTTCTTTTGGCTTAGGTGATAGAGTAAAAGATACAGAAAATCAGAGCAAGTGGTATGCCTTTGCCAAGGAAGCAATCGAAGAAGAACAGGCTCTATTTGTAAAAGATAATCTCATTCATTTTGCAAATCCTCAAGGAAAAAATGAAAAAGGGGAAACACTGGATACCTATAGTCCAGATGCTAATGTTCTCTATGTCAGTCCAAGTTATTTGGACAAGGAAAATGTGTCTGTCAATAATGAGACTAGACAGAAACTAGCTCATCTTCAAAAAGGGGAATTTGGACTCTTATTACCAGAATCTCTTCGTTCACAGGAAGCAGAACTTAAGAAAGTTTTTGAAGAAAGTTTGAACTACTACGGAAAATCAAGCGAGGACCAAGACGCTCCTTTAGAGTATGAAATGAGAGCGATTGTTAGCTATCTTCCAACAGGAGAAAAGCGGTTTGTTTATAATAACGGTGAAAGTCCAGTATCCGTCCAGTACTTAACCGATCCGATTTTAGTTGTGTTCACTCCTACATCTACAGGTGATAGTTTCATTTCAAAATCTGTTTGGTCTATTAATGCTGGAAATCGACTCTTTATCAAAGGATATGAGAGTGGACTAGCTCTCTTGAAGGAAGCTGGAATTTATGAGCAAGTATCCTATCTTAAAGAAGGAAGAAGTGTTTATCTAACTCGTTATAATGAAGTGCAAACTGAAACAGCAACTTTCATCTTAGGAGCTATTGTGGGGATAGCCAGTTCCTTGTTACTCTTTTATTCTGTCAATCTTCTATATTTCGAGCAATTCCGTCGAGATATCTTGATTAAACGAATTTCAGGTTTACGATTTTTTGAAACGCATGCTCAGTATATGGTTAGTCAATTTGCCAGTTTTGTATTTGGTGCTAGTCTCTTTATTTTACGCAGCAGAGACTGGGTAATTGGCTTGCTCACTTTATTAGTCTTTCTAGTTAGTGCAGTTCTGACGCTTTACCGTCAAGCGCAGAAAGAATCTCGTGTTTCTATGACAATTATGAAAGGAAAATAGGATGATTGAACTAAAGAATATATCTAAAAAATTTGGAAGCCGTCAGCTATTTTCAGATACTAATCTTCATTTTGAAGGTGGGAAAATTTATGCCTTAATCGGTACAAGTGGCTGTGGTAAGACAACACTCTTGAATATGATTGGACGATTAGAGCCATATGACAAAGGGCAAATCATCTATGATGGCACCTCTCTTAAAGACATTAAGCCCTCTGTTTTCTTTAGAGATTACTTGGGATATTTATTTCAAGATTTTGGCTTAATTGAAAGCCAAACGGTTAAAGAGAATCTCAATCTGGGTTTAGTTGGTAAAAAGTTGAAAGAAAAAGAGAAAATCTCTTTGATGAAACAAGCTCTAAACCGTGTAAACCTATCCTATTTGGACTTAAAGCAACCTATATTTGAGTTATCAGGAGGAGAAGCACAACGTGTTGCACTAGCGAAGATAATTTTAAAGGATCCACCTTTGATTCTCGCAGATGAACCAACCGCTTCCTTAGACCCCAAAAACTCTGAGGAATTACTTTCTATCCTAGAATCTTTAAAAAATCCGAATCGAACTATTATTATTGCGACCCACAATCCTCTGATTTGGGAACAAGTGGACCAAGTTATTCGAGTTACCGATTTATCACATAGATGATAAAAGAATATTAAGTTAGAAGAAAGAGCCACAAATACACTTTGTGGCTTTTTTATTTCCATAAAAATGGTAAAATAGTAGAAGTAGAAATGGAGTTTGAGACATGAAAGTAATCGATCAATTTAAAAATAAGAAAGTACTTGTTTTAGGTTTGGCTAAGTCTGGTGAGTCTGCGGCCCGTTTGTTGGACAAGCTAGGAGCTATTGTGACAGTAAATGACGGCAAGCCTTTTGAGGAAAATCCTGCTGCTCAAAGCTTGCTGGAAGAGGGAATCAAGGTTGTCACTGGTGGGCATCCTTTGGAACTCTTGGATGAAGATTTCGCTCTGATGGTGAAAAATCCAGGTATCCCGTATAGAAATCCCATGATTGAAAAGGCATTGGCAAAGGGGATTCCAGTCCTGACTGAGGTGGAATTGGCTTATTTAATCTCAGAAGCGCCAATTATCGGTATCACTGGTTCAAATGGGAAAACAACCACAACGACGATGATTGGGGAAGTTTTAACTGCTGCCGGCCAACATGGTCTTTTGTCAGGAAATATCGGCTATCCTGCTAGTCAAGTGGCTCAAACAGCGACAGACAAGGACACGCTCGTCATGGAACTTTCTTCTTTCCAACTGATGGGTGTCCAAGAATTCCATCCTGAGATTGCGGTTATTACCAACCTCATGCCAACTCATATCGACTATCATGGTTCTTTTGAGGAGTATGTGGCAGCTAAGTGGAATATTCAGAACAAGATGACAGCAGCTGATTTCCTTGTCTTGAACTTTAACCAAGACTTGGCAAAAGAATTGGCTACCAAAACACAAGCTACTGTTGTACCATTTTCAACACAGGAAAAGGTTGATGGAGCTTATTTGGAAGATGGTCAACTCTACTTCCGTGGAGAAGTGGTCATGGCAGCTAGTGAAATCGGTGTTCCAGGTAGCCACAATGTAGAAAATGCACTTGCGACTATTGCTGTAGCCAAGCTCCGTGGTGTGGATAACCAAACCATCAAGGAAACTCTTTCAGCCTTTGGTGGTGTCAAACACCGTCTCCAATTTGTGGATGAAATTCAGGGTGTCAAATTCTATAACGATAGCAAATCAACCAATATCTTAGCGACTCAAAAAGCCTTGTCAGGATTTGACAACAGTAAGGTTATCTTAATTGCAGGTGGTTTGGACCGTGGAAATGAGTTTGACGAATTGGTGCCAGATATCACAGGCCTCAAGCAGATGGTTATCCTCGGTCAATCTGCAGAACGTGTCAA
This genomic interval from Streptococcus oralis subsp. tigurinus contains the following:
- a CDS encoding bacteriocin-associated integral membrane family protein translates to MKKLFILLSTFFLSFFLAWIIVLRAPQYLYASYDSVSLLRVKKDTQEPTREVFEQELEKFVNSEQSLIARRIVEPSKDGTTHFTYATYGKGTLPKEFQEASQESRERSDPLNSYLILSGSLTKEKLADKLGDLGYKAIPDRKTPPYTLAFRMLLIPLILISLAIFGLSFFALVIITRIKEMRAAGIKLFSGQTLLSIMGHSLSTDIKWLLLSALLSFLGGGVVLFSQGLFYPILLATYGFGISFYLLFLLAISILLMLLYLMSLSYKALVPVIKGRLPLKRLMTLTLLCQLVAVFTVGYAVKTGLTSYQRLKELEISKQAWKDRADYYQISFGLGDRVKDTENQSKWYAFAKEAIEEEQALFVKDNLIHFANPQGKNEKGETLDTYSPDANVLYVSPSYLDKENVSVNNETRQKLAHLQKGEFGLLLPESLRSQEAELKKVFEESLNYYGKSSEDQDAPLEYEMRAIVSYLPTGEKRFVYNNGESPVSVQYLTDPILVVFTPTSTGDSFISKSVWSINAGNRLFIKGYESGLALLKEAGIYEQVSYLKEGRSVYLTRYNEVQTETATFILGAIVGIASSLLLFYSVNLLYFEQFRRDILIKRISGLRFFETHAQYMVSQFASFVFGASLFILRSRDWVIGLLTLLVFLVSAVLTLYRQAQKESRVSMTIMKGK
- a CDS encoding DUF3165 family protein; this translates as MVYLIIGILLLLLYVFATPQSIKGTVNIVILVFVVVALLILLMLSILQIFQLPTEFFVTIAMLALAYFSLRDITLMPVKKGKRR
- a CDS encoding 16S rRNA pseudouridine(516) synthase; amino-acid sequence: MRLDRLLAQEMISRKAMKQALLKKEILVDDCPANSLAQNVDTGLQKLVFQGRQIQGYKHTYLMLHKPGRVVTASQDKDLPTVMDLLPPDIQSDQLYAVGRLDRDTTGLLLLTDNGPLGFQLLHPQYHVDKSYQVVVNGLLTPEHIQKFKDGIVFLDGTTCKPAKLDILSASPTESRASITISEGKFHQVKKMFLSVGVKVTALKRVQFGDFTLDLELVEGQFRPLNPEELEIIKNYLEKSG
- the murD gene encoding UDP-N-acetylmuramoyl-L-alanine--D-glutamate ligase, with amino-acid sequence MKVIDQFKNKKVLVLGLAKSGESAARLLDKLGAIVTVNDGKPFEENPAAQSLLEEGIKVVTGGHPLELLDEDFALMVKNPGIPYRNPMIEKALAKGIPVLTEVELAYLISEAPIIGITGSNGKTTTTTMIGEVLTAAGQHGLLSGNIGYPASQVAQTATDKDTLVMELSSFQLMGVQEFHPEIAVITNLMPTHIDYHGSFEEYVAAKWNIQNKMTAADFLVLNFNQDLAKELATKTQATVVPFSTQEKVDGAYLEDGQLYFRGEVVMAASEIGVPGSHNVENALATIAVAKLRGVDNQTIKETLSAFGGVKHRLQFVDEIQGVKFYNDSKSTNILATQKALSGFDNSKVILIAGGLDRGNEFDELVPDITGLKQMVILGQSAERVKRAADKAGVAYVDATDIADATHKAYELATQGDVVLLSPANASWDMYANFEVRGDLFIDTVAELKE
- a CDS encoding ABC transporter ATP-binding protein; the protein is MIELKNISKKFGSRQLFSDTNLHFEGGKIYALIGTSGCGKTTLLNMIGRLEPYDKGQIIYDGTSLKDIKPSVFFRDYLGYLFQDFGLIESQTVKENLNLGLVGKKLKEKEKISLMKQALNRVNLSYLDLKQPIFELSGGEAQRVALAKIILKDPPLILADEPTASLDPKNSEELLSILESLKNPNRTIIIATHNPLIWEQVDQVIRVTDLSHR
- a CDS encoding rhodanese-like domain-containing protein, whose amino-acid sequence is MVTWILWALILAMVAWMGYNYLRIRRAAKIVDNAEFEALIRKGQLIDVREPAEFHRKHILGARNIPSNQLKSSLAALRKDKPVLLYENQRGQRVTNAALYLKKQGFSEIYILSYGLDSWKGKVKTS
- the typA gene encoding translational GTPase TypA; this translates as MTKLREDIRNIAIIAHVDHGKTTLVDELLKQSETLDARTELAERAMDSNDIEKERGITILAKNTAVAYNGTRINIMDTPGHADFGGEVERIMKMVDGVVLVVDAYEGTMPQTRFVLKKALEQDLVPIVVVNKIDKPSARPAEVVDEVLELFIELGADDDQLDFPVVYASAINGTSSLSDDPADQEKTMAPIFDTIIDHIPAPVDNSDEPLQFQVSLLDYNDFVGRIGIGRVFRGSVKVGDQVTLSKLDGTTKNFRVTKLFGFFGLERREIQEAKAGDLIAVSGMEDIFVGETITPTDAVEPLPILHIDEPTLQMTFLVNNSPFAGREGKWVTSRKVEERLQAELQTDVSLRVDPTDSPDKWTVSGRGELHLSILIETMRREGYELQVSRPEVIVKEIDGVKCEPFERVQIDTPEEYQGSVIQSLSERKGEMLDMVATGNGQTRLVFLVPARGLIGYSTEFLSMTRGYGIMNHTFDQYLPVIPGEIGGRHRGALVSIDAGKATTYSIMSIEERGTIFVNPGTEVYEGMIIGENSRENDLTVNITKAKQMTNVRSATKDQTAVIKTPRILTLEESLEFLNDDEYMEVTPESIRLRKQILNKAEREKANKKKKSAE
- a CDS encoding YqgQ family protein produces the protein MEAMKTFYDVQQFLKQFGIIVYMGKRLYDIELMKLELSRIYDAGLMDKLDYLEAEAVLRREHKIELDYIEKNGEMN